A window from Drosophila nasuta strain 15112-1781.00 chromosome 3, ASM2355853v1, whole genome shotgun sequence encodes these proteins:
- the LOC132790663 gene encoding uncharacterized protein LOC132790663, protein MSNQLFFLSLADIFSVYPAIFKDVSKHLKKTKQIYLPSDEEWQDKMYYMLLEIQRQVNESTDVNISLKDIDKRDKPAFDPDRITKIISPGVSPNGRRSRVLKYCHDTTVRIRLKASARWNLPTIANAAKLLRKPPLPVHFQNEHEMRLAYSLIYDVFRYKTVLCNALSDVSFFDREENQKFIKDEQRIWLMLFELYDRHFRNRNSELHELQAQLYKESEVTEHAAVLWRHRIKLAASISRMRIGVGALRLSQLLPIHLQNEKVAIAAANPVVTGWINPFLVRNKMEADKILTEMGYTVHGPDDEQPLLEQHCKWDNICPLVISVIPKDRSEFTKSVLMTKHMFIMQDKNFSFGPAIMSKLMDYFELYGDILQTHIDSPRSTAYLAALFYSVNRVNNFYVYGAGANLKEYRRYMESIGVNNIRLFADAFTSFPMESNRFRTVVGVFATPPNSFSAISDPIDLICSRGGDLSMLEVLTESEVSDEGKQRVGCILEEQLLTLTMTMSRPQVQFVLYQTHSIVTTENEDMVQHVLQVINKLALEKHRQAYREVKRLEAIAEAEAANIPAAAMSKESPRKKEKLSAEDKRKSQPELPAKPGEAGAVPVVPLPRVDSIDLICTPDIDEFVLDIVPDICINQDNCIAHQSTGSFLSLIRRKSLTQLNEKYLISMAERRGLFGKPADRDKSRKAVKMQEVNEPPPPDATYDNSSATSRTGGQQSARLQHQRPTQASAIRSHLTKVSATQRHPIAFNFRRRECKRFYVLPVYMHSTKQNSRLWWQYAFKCVTRNGNDAIWNPNLKFKLHCKRQLRIRKLRRVMWSNREPLHLHIQDIELICHLRRYSK, encoded by the exons atgtCCAATCAACTGTTTTTCCTCAGTTTGGCCGACATATTCTCCGTGTATCCGGCCATCTTTAAGGATGTGAGTAAACACCTCAAGAAGACCAAACAAATCTATCTGCCCAGCGATGAAGAGTGGCAGGACAAGATGTACTACATGCTCCTCGAGATTCAACGCCAGGTCAACGAATCCACGGATGTCAACATCTCGCTCAAGGACATCGATAAGCGTGACAAACCCGCCTTTGATCCCGATCGCATTACCAAAATCATCTCGCCAGGAGTAAGTCCAAATGGTCGTCGGAGTCGTGTGTTGAAGTACTGTCATGATACGACTGTGAGGATTAGACTGAAGGCAAGTGCTCGTTGGAATCTTCCCACGATTGCCAATGCAGCCAAGTTGCTGAGGAAACCTCCACTGCCGGTTCATTTCCAGAATGAACACGAGATGCGATTGGCTTACTCCCTCATCTACGATGTGTTTCGCT ATAAAACAGTTTTGTGCAACGCGTTATCGGATGTGAGTTTTTTCGACCGGGAGGAAAATCAGAAG TTTATCAAAGATGAGCAGCGTATTTGGTTAATGCTTTTTGAGCTCTACGATCGTCACTTCCGCAATCGCAACTCGGAGCTACATGAGCTGCAAGCCCAACTCTACAAGGAGTCCGAGGTAACAG AACACGCTGCGGTGCTTTGGCGCCATCGCATCAAGTTGGCTGCCTCCATTTCCCGCATGCGCATTGGCGTCGGAGCTCTGCGTCTCTCCCAGCTGCTGCCCATTCACTTGCAGAACGAGAAGGTTGCTATTGCCGCTGCCAATCCAGTGGTGACCGGTTGGATTAATCCCTTTCTAGTGCG CAATAAGATGGAGGCGGATAAGATACTCACGGAGATGGGCTACACTGTGCATGGACCGGATGATGAGCAACCGCTGCTCGAGCAACACTGCAAGTGGGACAACATTTGTCCACTGGTTATCTCGGTGATACCCAAGGATCGCAGCGAGTTCACCAAGTCTGTGCTGATGACCAAGCACATGTTTATAATGCAG GACAAAAACTTTTCCTTTGGTCCCGCCATAATGTCCAAGCTCATGGACTACTTTGAGCTGTACG GTGACATACTACAAACTCACATTGATTCACCACGCTCCACAGCCTACTTGGCAGCCTTGTTCTACTCCGTAAACCGCGTCAACAATTTCTATGTCTATGGAGCAGGCGCCAATCTTAAGGAGTACCGACGCTACATGGAGTCCATAGGA GTCAATAATATACGACTGTTTGCGGATGCCTTCACCTCGTTTCCCATGGAATCGAATCGTTTTCGCACTGTTGTGGGGGtatttgccacgcccccgaACTCCTTTAGTGCCATATCAGATCCGATTGATTTGATCTGTTCACGTGGCGGTGATTTAAGCATGCTCGAGGTGCTCACCGAGTCGGAGGTCAGTGATGAGGGCAAACAGCGTGTAGGATGCATTCTCGAGGAGCAGCTGCTCACACTGACCATGACTATGTCACGACCCCAAGTGCAATTTGTGCTCTATCAAACACATTCGATTGTGACCACCGAGAACGAGGATATGGTTCAACATGTGCTGCAGGTGATCAACAAACTGGCGCTGGAGAAGCATCGTCAGGCGTATCGCGAGGTCAAGCGACTCGAAGCCATTGCTGAGGCGGAGGCAGCGAATATTCCAGCTGCAGCCATGTCCAAGGAGTCGCCGCGCAAAAAGGAGAAACTCTCAGCTGAAGATAAACGCAAATCCCAACCAGAATTGCCAGCTAAGCCGGGTGAAGCTGGAGCAGTGCCTGTGGTCCCGTTGCCTCGCGTGGATAGCATTGATTTGATCTGCACACCGGACATAGATGAGTTTGTGCTCGACATTGTGCCTGATATCTGCATCAATCAGGACAATTGTATTGCCCATCAGTCGACGGGCAGTTTTCTCTCGCTCATTCGTCGTAAATCGCTGACACAGCTCAACGAAAAGTATCTCATCAGCATGGCGGAACGTCGAGGACTCTTTGGCAAGCCGGCGGATCGTGATAAGTCCCGCAAGGCAGTTAAGATGCAGGAGGTTAATGAACCTCCGCCACCTGATGCCACCTACGACAACAGCTCGGCTACGTCACGTACGGGAGGACAACAATCG GCGCGTTTGCAGCACCAGCGACCCACCCAGGCAAGCGCCATACGATCGCACCTGACAAAGGTGTCGGCGACGCAACGGCATCCGATAGCGTTCAACTTTAGGCGGCGGGAGTGCAAGCGTTTTTACGTCTTGCCCGTTTATATG CACAgcacaaagcaaaacagcCGCTTGTGGTGGCAATACGCCTTTAAATGTGTCACGCGCAATGGCAACGATGCCATCTGGAATCCGAATCTTAAATTCAAGCTACACTGCAAACGGCAGCTGCGTATCCGGAAACTGCGACGTGTGATGTGGTCGAATCGGGAGCCGCTGCATTTGCACATCCAAGACATCGAGTTGATCTGCCATCTACGCAGATATAGCAAGTAG
- the LOC132792194 gene encoding uncharacterized protein LOC132792194 codes for MDPDFVNKYNQVLSRLKLVENFDGDPGKLPQFLHKIEALMPAINTFDDYYKAQLVGHIKNKCTDRAREAVFTRQLSAPAGNGHVAGNGTALLKAESWHKLKEQLLHNFAERESSYALIHKIRSAVLDSNIELYYQKMAKLKQRLLNRKLTHNDTLYALEDIERITLQVFRDHLPEPTHSMILRRNPKSMEEAYRYIVEVQQQFYTQSGPLGGEHGATFSTSHKQTFGIGMGGVGMGTVGIGSVGGSGVGMGLGIASVGLASTGLSYNRQLSDKGFNNQYQQQQQQQNNKSYYNQAAPAVGAGKTSPMFKSNGNPSFKSSFSYNGSSSSGGFNNSYSSGKLDKSNKSKDAGKAKGNTGSSWRK; via the coding sequence ATGGATCCCGATTTTGTCAACAAATACAATCAGGTGCTGAGTCGCCTCAAGCTTGTCGAAAACTTTGACGGTGATCCCGGCAAGCTGCCGCAATTTCTCCACAAAATCGAAGCTCTAATGCCGGCCATAAACACATTCGATGACTACTACAAAGCACAGCTGGTGGGTCACATCAAGAACAAGTGCACGGATCGAGCCCGCGAGGCGGTCTTCACACGTCAGCTGAGTGCGCCGGCAGGCAACGGACATGTGGCAGGAAATGGTACCGCTTTGCTCAAGGCTGAATCCTGGCACAAGCTCAAGGAACAGTTGCTGCACAATTTCGCTGAGCGGGAGTCGAGTTACGCTCTGATCCACAAGATCAGAAGTGCGGTGCTCGACTCGAACATCGAATTGTATTATCAGAAGATGGCGAAGCTCAAGCAGCGACTCTTAAATCGCAAACTCACCCACAACGACACACTCTATGCGCTGGAGGACATTGAAAGGATCACCCTGCAAGTGTTTCGGGATCATTTGCCCGAACCCACGCATTCGATGATCTTGCGTCGGAATCCCAAGAGCATGGAGGAAGCCTATCGCTACATCGTGGAGGTGCAACAACAGTTCTACACACAGAGCGGACCTCTCGGAGGTGAACATGGCGCCACCTTTAGCACCAGCCACAAGCAAACCTTTGGCATTGGCATGGGAGGAGTGGGCATGGGCACCGTGGGCATTGGCAGCGTCGGAGGCTCAGGGGTTGGCATGGGATTGGGCATTGCTTCGGTGGGTTTGGCCAGCACGGGACTCTCATATAATCGCCAGTTGTCGGACAAGGGTTTCAACAATCAgtatcaacagcaacagcagcagcagaacaaCAAGAGCTATTACAATCAGGCTGCTCCAGCTGTCGGAGCTGGCAAAACGAGTCCCATGTTCAAGAGCAACGGCAATCCCTCCTTCAAGTCTAGCTTTAGCtacaatggcagcagcagcagcggtggctTCAATAATTCCTACTCGAGTGGTAAACTGGACAAGAGCAACAAGTCCAAGGATGCGGGCAAGGCCAAGGGCAACACAGGCAGCAGTTGGCGCAAGTAA